The genomic interval GCAATTCGTCGCCTTCGCGCTGATTGCGCCGAACATCTTCGCCACCGTCGGGATGCTGATCGCTCACGGATACAGCGTTGTGCTGGGCGAACCATTCGAAATCGGGACCTATGTCCTGTTCGCCGTACTGTGCGGGGCCGCATCGTACATCGCCGTTCCTGCGGTACAACGACTGGCAATTCCCGAAGCCAGTCCCACATTGCCGCTCGCGGCGTCGCTGGGTGTGACCTTCTCGTACAACGTCACCGTCGGAATCCCGGTCTATATCATGATCGCCACGATACTGACTCGATTTGCCCCCGTGGTCTAATGGCCTAACCGTTCTTAAAACTTCTTAAAATAATTCAGTCACGCCAGCACTCAACCCCCGCTCGATGATTCACCATCGCCGAGCGGGGGTCTTTATTTCTTTGGCGGACGCGGCGGCACGTTTCATCGTGAACCTCAATTCGAACGAATCGAATCGCGGTATTCGTCACTCGACCGATTCCCGCGCCGCACCGATCGCGTTATCATGCGATCGTCACGAGAAACGCTGATCGAAAAACAACTGATGACCTCTGTCGAGATTACCACCGGTTCCCGTTTGCACTTTGGCCCGCTCTCTGTTGCGGCGCCAGCAGGAGGGCGGTTTGGCGGCATCGGACTGATGATCGAATCTCCGCGAATCATCCTTTCGGCCGAGACTGCTGATCACGATTCGTTTCATGGTGACGACAGTTCCGTGCGACGAGTCACCGACTTCCTTCGCCGCATCCGTCAGGCGATGCCGGAAAAAGCTTCACCTGCGGTTTCGATCACAATCTCAGAATCGATTCCGTCACATTGCGGGTTCGGTTCAGGAACCCAGTTGGGACTCGCCGTCGGTCGAATCGCATCAATCATGGCGGGCGAACCGACACTTCCCCTGCAAACACTCGCTCGGCGCGTCGGTCGTGGACTTCGTTCTGCCGTCGGCCTGCATGGATTCGACCTGGGTGGATTCCTGGTTGATGGCGGACGCGCACAGCCCGACCAACTTGGCACGCTCGTCTCACGAATGGAATTCCCCGACGATTGGCGATTTGTACTCGCCGTGCCGAAGCAAGCCGCCGGTCTGTCGGGAGAAGCGGAACAATCCGCTTTTGCCACGCAGCCGCCGATGCCCCAGTCGCTGACCGGCGACTTATGTCGAATTGTGCTGATGGACTGGATCCCGTCGGTCCTCGA from Schlesneria paludicola DSM 18645 carries:
- a CDS encoding beta-ribofuranosylaminobenzene 5'-phosphate synthase family protein, producing the protein MRSSRETLIEKQLMTSVEITTGSRLHFGPLSVAAPAGGRFGGIGLMIESPRIILSAETADHDSFHGDDSSVRRVTDFLRRIRQAMPEKASPAVSITISESIPSHCGFGSGTQLGLAVGRIASIMAGEPTLPLQTLARRVGRGLRSAVGLHGFDLGGFLVDGGRAQPDQLGTLVSRMEFPDDWRFVLAVPKQAAGLSGEAEQSAFATQPPMPQSLTGDLCRIVLMDWIPSVLERDFLRCSEALYTFGHAVGDFFSRAQGGVFAHPRMAEWAAVLRRRGVQGVAQTSWGPTLAALCDSDAMAQQLTRDFTNDPAWNDCSFNVVAPLNRGASVVIR